One Solanum pennellii chromosome 10, SPENNV200 genomic region harbors:
- the LOC107001619 gene encoding phosphatidylinositol 4-phosphate 5-kinase 6-like produces the protein MKALEATVRKTQLVARKRAHTIFGTYGPTTQIDEGEFNNNSNINKEKEIVEEEDVQQEENVDEEDYYHPMNGETYQLEKFLSNGDYYTGYWVDNLPNGQGKYWWTDGCMYVGDWSKGKMKGQGVFSWPSGAMYEGNFKNGYMDGEGTYTAPNGDTFRGCWLMDLKHGNGVKEYANGDCYDGEWCRGLQENNGKYTWKNGNYYVGQWANGTICGDGKLYWKNGNLFEGNWEDGLPKGKGTFHWADGSYYIGNWSRDPDELNGTFYPSESLLQRGNFEWDPQQVFNVDLMGCTISPNDTLSVLPSQKKLAVRMSSSKPVDNSRTTRRMSIDGSTDTEFSRIQLSDGVGTTLVATTSNSCSDIDAMVALLESDGYKSGSPIKIPKVVKRQGITISKGHKNYELMLNLQLGIRHTVQKLGPPPTLDLDASAFDPKEKYWTRFPPEGSKSTPRHQSCEFRWKDYCPKVFRALRTLFKVDATEYMLSICGPLRELSSPGKSGSFFYLTNDDRYMIKTMKKAEVKVLLRMLNAYYDHFRAFENTLVTRYYGLHCLKLNGPAQKKVRFVIIGNLFCTNYTIHKRFDLKGSTFGRITDKPESEIDTTTTLKDLDLNFIFKLQKSWFEEFRRQVDRDCELLEQERVMDYSLLVGVNFREGNASTGYQTPSGCRTPIENGTTDAEPIHRFTKSDVDLLLLNPAGLTNTSLGINMPARVEKTFRKNDLDFQLIGEPTGELYDVTLFFGIIDILQDYDITKKLEHAYKSIQCDPNSISAVDPMAYSRRFRDYIFKVFVEDN, from the exons ATGAAGGCATTGGAAGCAACGGTTAGAAAAACACAATTGGTAGCTAGAAAAAGAGCACATACAATATTTGGAACGTATGGACCAACAACACAAATTGATGAAGGTGAGTTTAATAACAATAGCAACatcaacaaagaaaaagaaatagtggaagaagaagatgtacaacaagaagaaaatgttGATGAAGAAGATTACTACCATCCAATGAATGGTGAAACATATCAATTAGAAAAATTTCTATCAAATGGAGATTACTATACGGGATATTGGGTCGATAATTTACCTAATGGACAAGGTAAGTATTGGTGGACGGATGGATGTATGTACGTAGGCGATTGGAGTAAAGGTAAAATGAAAGGTCAAGGTGTATTTAGTTGGCCTTCTGGTGCAATGTATGAAGGTAATTTCAAGAATGGTTATATGGATGGTGAAGGTACTTATACAGCACCAAATGGTGATACATTTAGAGGTTGTTGGTTAATGGATTTAAAACATGGAAATGGTGTTAAAGAATATGCAAATGGTGATTGTTATGATGGTGAATGGTGTAGAGGATTACAAGAAAATAATGGTAAGTATACTTGGAAAAATGGAAATTATTATGTTGGTCAATGGGCTAATGGTACTATCTGTGGTGATGGAAAATTGTATTGGAAAAATGGTAATTTGTTTGAAGGCAACTGGGAAGATGGATTGCCTAAAGGCAAAGGTACTTTTCATTGGGCTGATGGAAGTTATTATATTGGCAATTGGAGTAGAGATCCTGATGAATTGAATGGAACTTTTTATCCATCTGAGTCATTGTTACAAAGGGGAAATTTTGAATGGGATCCTCAACAAGTTTTCAATGTTGATTTGATGGGATGTACTATCTCACCAAATGATACACTTTCAGTCTTGCCTTCACAGAAGAAACTCGCTGTCAGGATGTCATCGTCAAAGCCTGTCGACAACAGTAGGACGACCAGGAGGATGTCCATAGACGGTTCAACTGATACTGAGTTTAGTAGAATACAGTTATCAGATGGAGTTGGAACAACATTAGTTGCTACTACAAGTAATTCTTGTTCAGATATCGACGCAATGGTTGCTTTGCTAGAATCTGATGGATATAAAAGTGGGAGTCCTATTAAGATTCCTAAGGTTGTCAAAAGGCAAGGAATCACAATATCTAAAGGGCATAAGAATTATGAGCTTATGCTCAATTTGCAGTTGGGAATCAG GCATACAGTACAAAAGCTTGGCCCTCCTCCAACACTCGATCTTGATGCATCAGCTTTTGATCCGAAGGAGAAGTACTGGACAAGATTTCCACCTGAAGGATCCAAGAGTACGCCACGCCATCAGTCTTGTGAGTTCAGATGGAAAGATTATTGCCCAAAAGTTTTCAG GGCTCTGAGAACGTTGTTCAAGGTGGATGCAACGGAGTATATGTTGTCTATTTGTGGCCCCCTTAGAGAGCTAAGCTCTCCGGGAAAAAGTGGAAGTTTCTTTTACTTGACAAATGATGATAGATATATGATCAAGACAATGAAAAAGGCAGAAGTAAAG GTACTTTTAAGGATGCTAAATGCCTATTATGATCATTTTCGTGCTTTCGAGAACACCCTTGTGACTAGATACTATGGCCTGCACTGCCTGAAGCTAAATGGACCAGCTCAAAAGAAG GTCCGGTTCGTGATCATTGGGAATCTCTTCTGCACCAATTACACTATTCATAAACGCTTCGACTTGAAAGGATCAACTTTTGGTAGGATCACAGATAAACCAGAATCAGAAATTGATACAACAACTACTCTTAAAGACCTTGATCTCAACTTCATATTCAAGTTACAAAAATCATGGTTTGAAGAGTTCCGAAG GCAAGTTGATAGGGATTGTGAGCTCTTGGAACAGGAAAGAGTAATGGACTATAGTCTTTTAGTTGGTGTAAATTTTAGGGAAGGAAATGCTAGTACTGGATATCAAACTCCTTCAGGCTGTAGGACGCCTATCG AAAATGGAACCACAGACGCTGAACCAATTCATCGGTTTACTAAATCAGATGTGGATCTATTACTTCTTAATCCTGCAGG GTTGACAAACACAAGTTTAGGAATAAACATGCCTGCAAGAGTTGAGAAGACATTCAGGAAAAATGACTTGGATTTTCAGCTAATAGGAGAACCAACAGGGGAGTTGTATGATGTGACACTATTTTTCGGAATAATTGATATACTTCAAGACTATGACATTACCAAAAAGCTTGAACATGCATATAAGTCTATACAATGTGATCCAAATTCTATCTCAGCAGTTGATCCAATGGCATATTCAAGGCGTTTTCGCGATTACATATTCAAAGTTTTTGTAGAGGACAATTAA
- the LOC107032302 gene encoding nudix hydrolase 16, mitochondrial-like: MSDLVARTGRHQQRYEEGYRLIAGCIPFRFRDMDQNGDDTSEKIVEVLMINSTSGPGLLFPKGGWENDETVKEAAVREAIEEAGVRGDIVHFLGYYPFKSKTLQDEFSPEGLCRAAMFALFVKEELDCWPEQSRRKRSWLTIPEAIECCRHPWMRKALEEGFSKWHEDGMVSTINNNDD; encoded by the exons atgtcTGATTTGGTTGCTCGGACGGGTCGGCATCAACAGCGGTATGAAGAAGGTTATCGACTCATTGCTGG GTGTATACCATTCAGGTTCAGAGATATGGACCAGAATGGTGATGACACATCTGAAAAGATAGTGGAAGTACTGATGATAAACTCAACGAGCGGGCCTGGTCTTCTGTTTCCAAAG GGAGGGTGGGAAAATGATGAAACAGTTAAAGAGGCAGCTGTTCGTGAAGCCATAGAGGAGGCTGGAGTTCGTGGGGATATAGTG CATTTTTTGGGATACTACCCCTTTAAAAGCAAAACACTTCAAGACGAGTTCAGTCCAGAAGGTCTGTGTAGAGCTGCCATGTTCGCTTTGTTTGTTAAGGAAGAGCTTGACTGTTGGCCAGAACAGAGCCGCCGGAAAAGAAGTTGGCTGACAATTCCTGAGGCAATTGAATGTTGCCGGCACCCATGGATGAGAAAGGCCCTTGAAGAAGGATTTTCGAAGTGGCATGAGGATGGTATGGTAAGCACCATTAACAACAACGATGACTAG